Proteins encoded in a region of the Capra hircus breed San Clemente chromosome 3, ASM170441v1, whole genome shotgun sequence genome:
- the LOC108635663 gene encoding olfactory receptor 10R2, whose amino-acid sequence MHLLPFCFQVLAENLTMVTEFLLLGFSSLGDIQLVLFAVFLFLYLAILSGNVTIVSVIRLDKSLHTPMYFFLGILSTSETCYTFVILPKMLINLFSVARTISFNCCAIQMFFFLGFAITNCLLLGVMGYDRYAAICHPLHYPILMSWQVCGKLGALCGIGGFLASLTVVYLVFSLPFCSANKVNHYFCDISPVIRLACTNTDAHEFVIFICGVLVLVVPFLFICVSYIYILRTILKIPSAEGRRKAFSTCASHLTVVIIHYGCASYIYLRPTANYVSNKDRLVTVTYTIVTPLLNPMVYSLRNKDVQVAIRKVLGKKGSLKLYD is encoded by the coding sequence ATGCATTTACTTCCCTTTTGTTTTCAGGTCTTGGCAGAAAACCTCACCATGGTCACCGAGTTCCTTTTACTGGGTTTTTCAAGTCTTGGTGACATTCAGCTTGTTCTTTTTGcggttttcctttttctgtactTAGCCATTCTCAGTGGCAATGTCACTATTGTTAGTGTCATCCGCCTGGACAAAAGCCTGCACACACCAATGTACTTCTTCCTCGGCATTCTCTCTACATCAGAGACCTGCTACACCTTCGTCATCCTACCCAAGATGCTCATCAATCTCTTTTCTGTGGCCAGGACAATCTCCTTCAACTGTTGCGCCATCCAAATGTTCTTCTTCCTCGGTTTTGCTATTACCAATTGCTTGCTATTGGGAGTTATGGGCTATGATCGTTATGCTGCCATCTGTCACCCTTTACATTACCCTATCCTTATGAGTTGGCAGGTGTGCGGAAAATTGGGAGCCCTCTGTGGGATTGGTGGGTTCTTGGCCTCACTAACAGTAGTATATTTAGTTTTCAGCCTCCCTTTCTGTAGCGCCAACAAAGTCAACCATTACTTCTGTGACATCTCACCAGTTATTCGTCTGGCTTGCACAAACACAGATGCTCATGAATTTGTCATATTCATCTGTGGTGTTCTTGTACTCGTGGTCCCATTTTTATTCATCTGTGTTTCTTATATCTACATTCTGAGGACTATCCTGAAGATTCCCTCTGCTGAAGGCAGACGGAAGGCCTTTTCCACCTGTGCGTCTCATCTCACTGTTGTCATTATTCACTATGGTTGTGCTTCCTATATCTACTTGAGACCAACAGCAAACTATGTGTCTAACAAGGACAGATTAGTAACAGTGACATACACTATTGTCACTCCATTATTAAACCCCATGGTATACAGTCTAAGGAATAAGGATGTTCAAGTTGCTATTAGAAAAGTGTTGGGGAAGAAAGGATCCCTAAAATTGTATGattga